The genomic region AAATGAAGTTTTTGGAGAATTTATGGTCGCAGTTTACTgcagtgaatttttttttttttttgatttcttTGAATGCCTGGTGTAATTTTCTTAAACGCGCACAGAACTAGAGCCTCCTCCTGTTATGGAGAACCTCACCATGGATAACATGACTGTGGAGAATGACACGTCGGTGCAGGACAATCAGACCCTGGGTGTTTGGACTGACTACACAGTTGAATACAAAGTGGTCAGCGTGTTTTTGGTGTCCCTCATATGCGGGGTGGGGATCGTGGGCAATGTGATGATCATACTGGTGGTCCTGACCACCAAACACATGCGGACTCCCACTAACTGTTACCTGGTGAGTCTGGCCGCGGCTGACCTGATGGTCCTGACGGCCGCCGGGCTGCCCAACATCACCGACGCTCTGTGCGGACAATGGGTGTTCGGCTACGTGGGATGCTTGGGGATCACTTATTTCCAGTATCTGGGAATAAACGCGTCCTCTTGCTCCATTACAGCATTCACCGTAGAGCGCTACATCGCCATCTGCCACCCCATCAAAGCGCAATTCCTGTGCACTTTATCCAGGGCAAAAAAGATCATAATGCTGGTTTGGGCGCTCACCTCTGTCTACTGCGTCATGTGGCTCTTTCTGTCAGACACTACAAAGTTGGCTTATGATAACGTGGTGCTACTCAGCTGCGCCTACAAAGTGTCCAGGAGCCACTACCTGCCCATTTACTTTACAGATTTCGCGGTGTTTTACGTGCTGCCTCTCATGCTGGCCACGGTTATGTACGGACTGATCGCCAGGATACTTT from Micropterus dolomieu isolate WLL.071019.BEF.003 ecotype Adirondacks linkage group LG03, ASM2129224v1, whole genome shotgun sequence harbors:
- the trhra gene encoding thyrotropin-releasing hormone receptor; amino-acid sequence: MENLTMDNMTVENDTSVQDNQTLGVWTDYTVEYKVVSVFLVSLICGVGIVGNVMIILVVLTTKHMRTPTNCYLVSLAAADLMVLTAAGLPNITDALCGQWVFGYVGCLGITYFQYLGINASSCSITAFTVERYIAICHPIKAQFLCTLSRAKKIIMLVWALTSVYCVMWLFLSDTTKLAYDNVVLLSCAYKVSRSHYLPIYFTDFAVFYVLPLMLATVMYGLIARILFLNPLPSDTKDSTKKWKKETGQRGRVISSSSRSTTASSRRQVTKMLAVVVILFALLWMPYRTLVVVNSFLDKAYLDTWFLLFCRLCIYLNSAVNPIIYNAMSQKFRAAFKKLCHCGPQRMEKPASYSVALTYSVIKEMSNGESPDHFTTEMDELNMPTDQYLPASILPSAKKMPFEKPSLSGVMSKPD